DNA sequence from the Halobacterium sp. DL1 genome:
GCGGGGACGAACGCCGCGGAGGGCCGCGAGATACTGAACGCGGACCTCGTCACCGTCGAGGAGACCCTCGAAGGGGCGGTGCAGCGCGCTGTCGAGTACGCGAACACGGAGGCTGAACAATGAGCATCCTGGTAGACGACGACACCCGCGTCGTGGTGCAGGGCATCACGGGCGGGGAAGGCAAGTTCCACGCCGAACAGATGATCGACTACGGGACGAACGTCGTCGCTGGCGCCGTCCCCGGCAAGGGCGGCCAGGAGGTCGCTGGCGTCCCCGTCTACGACACCGTCGACGCCGCCGTCGAGGAGGAGGACGCCGACGCGTCGGTCGTCTTCGTCCCGCCGGCGTTCGCCGCGGACGCCGTCTTCGAGGGGCTCGACACGGACCTCGACCTCGTGGTCGCCATCACGGAGGGCATCCCCACGCAGGACATGGCGAAGGTGAACAAGCGCCTGAGCGAGGTCGACACCCGCCTCCTCGGGCCGAACTGCCCGGGCATCATCACGCCCGGCGAGTCCAAACTCGGCATCCTCCCCGGCAACATCTTCGAGTCCGGGAACGTCGGCCTGGTCTCTCGGTCGGGCACGCTCACCTACCAGGTCGTCGACTCCCTCACGTCGCGGGGTATCGGCCAGACCACCGCCATCGGCATCGGCGGCGACCCCATCATCGGGACGGACTTCATCGACGCCCTCGAACTGTTCGAGGCCGACCCGGACACCCACGCCGTCGTGATGTGCGGCGAGATCGGCGGCGAGGACGAGGAGGACGCCGCCGAGTTCATCGCCCAGAACATGGACACGCCGGTCGCCGGGTTCATCGCTGGCCGCACCGCACCGCCGGGCAAGCGCATGGGCCACGCGGGCGCCATCGTCTCCGGCAGCGGCACCGGCACCGCCGAATCGAAGATCAACGCGCTCAACGACGCGGGCGTTCCCGTCGGTGACACCCCCGAGGAGGTCGCCGACGACATCGAGGACCTGCTGTAAGGCAACTCGGCCGCTTCTCCGTTCTCCACGCCGACTAGCGACGCGACTCGACCCGGACGCGACCAGCGACGCCCACAGACAGCGAGTTCACTGTACCGGTTGGTCCAGTCTGGTTTCGGCCAGGTCCGGCACCCACGACCGGAAATGACGGTTTGTCCCGGGTTAATTCGGATTAAGCGTCGCTAATCCAGGGGGTACTGTCGCGCCGGTTTTTGATGTCCCCGGCAGAACGGAGAGACGACCATGCCTACTACCGCCCCCGAGACGGACCACCACGAGTTCTGCGAGCGCTGCGACCGAGACACCCCCCACAGCGTCGCGATCGAACTGCGCACGGAGAGCGACCGGTCGGAGAACACCGAGTTCTCACGGGAGCCCTACCGCGTGAGCACCTGTATGAGCTGTGACGGCACGACCGCCCTCCGGATGAACGACGCCTGAACCAGTCTGTGGAGCGTCGGTTCTCAGGCTCGCTGTCGGACCGGGATTCCTCTCGTCCCTGTTTCTAATCTCCGACACTCCCCCAAAACAAGAGATTCCGCTGCGCTTCGTGGTCAGTACGCGGCGTCCCGGATCTCCTCGCGCAGGTCCTCGAACTGCTGGAGGTACTCCTGGCGCTCGGCGCGGACCGCCGCCAGTTCGCCCTGGTAGTCTTCGACGTGGTCCGGCGGGTAGAACGCCTCGATGTCCATGCCGGGGACGTGCTCGGGGATCTCCAGACCGAGCGTGTCGTCGCTCCGCCAGTCGATGCTGTCGCGCGCGACCTCGCAGAGGATGGTGACGGACTCCGTGACGCCGACGTCCTTCGTCCCGGCGCCGAGGTGGCCGGTGTTGATGACGAAGCAGTCGACGTCGTTGGCGGCGACGAGGTCGTGGAAGCGGTTGCCCTCCTCGCCCTCCGAGCCCATGATGAAGGGG
Encoded proteins:
- a CDS encoding succinyl-CoA synthetase subsunit alpha, producing MSILVDDDTRVVVQGITGGEGKFHAEQMIDYGTNVVAGAVPGKGGQEVAGVPVYDTVDAAVEEEDADASVVFVPPAFAADAVFEGLDTDLDLVVAITEGIPTQDMAKVNKRLSEVDTRLLGPNCPGIITPGESKLGILPGNIFESGNVGLVSRSGTLTYQVVDSLTSRGIGQTTAIGIGGDPIIGTDFIDALELFEADPDTHAVVMCGEIGGEDEEDAAEFIAQNMDTPVAGFIAGRTAPPGKRMGHAGAIVSGSGTGTAESKINALNDAGVPVGDTPEEVADDIEDLL